The Manihot esculenta cultivar AM560-2 chromosome 1, M.esculenta_v8, whole genome shotgun sequence genome has a window encoding:
- the LOC110622193 gene encoding protein IQ-DOMAIN 22 isoform X2 gives MGKASKWFRAILGLKKPVHHPSEGQQQTSGRSKEKRRWSFVKSYREKDQPQHHIKREVLDVAAATAAVAEAAVAAAHAAAEVVRLTSSGRDANTLSMTYVSESHAWREDLAAVKIQAAFRGYLARRALRALKALVRLQALVRGHIERKRTAEWVQRMQALLRAQARARAGRIQLHVSESSHSSSKSSHFHHPGPPTPEKFENAIRPRSGKYEQPSMLKRTGSKSNSRAISDEDKAQLPFNWSGRRTDESSWEKSDKILEVDTEKPHINLKRRNLFHSSHLALASDQYTHSFTTSKDSTTHQTVPSPSSGEIQSSSPLKFPHEDEDVYSASSKGGCGRRSPFTPSKSDASASFLSGYSDYYYPNYMCYTESSRAKLRSLSAPKQRPQYERSSSTKRYSIHGFGEQRSNSAQRASALRASFTSKAYPGSGHLDRLGMPIEQRF, from the exons ATGGGTAAAGCCTCCAAGTGGTTCCGAGCCATTCTCGGCCTTAAAAAACCCGTCCATCATCCGTCAGAAGGGCAGCAGCAAACCTCGGGTCGTTCCAAGGAGAAACGAAGATGGAGCTTTGTGAAATCATACCGCGAGAAAGATCAACCACAACACCACATCAAGCGCGAAGTTTTGGATG TAGCAGCTGCCACGGCTGCAGTTGCGGAGGCCGCGGTGGCAGCTGCTCATGCGGCTGCAGAGGTTGTGAGATTGACAAGTAGCGGAAGAGACGCTAACACTCTATCAATGACGTACGTTTCTGAGAGCCATGCGTGGCGTGAGGATTTGGCTGCCGTTAAGATACAAGCGGCTTTTCGCGGGTACTTG GCAAGAAGGGCACTGCGAGCATTAAAAGCACTGGTAAGGCTTCAGGCGCTGGTAAGAGGTCACATTGAGAGGAAGCGAACTGCTGAATGGGTTCAACGAATGCAAGCATTATTGAGAGCCCAGGCACGAGCACGTGCAGGAAGGATACAGCTACACGTCTCTGAATCTTCACATTCAAGTAGCAAGTCTTCTCACTTTCACCACCCT GGTCCGCCCACCCctgaaaaatttgaaaatgcAATACGTCCTAGGAGTGGGAAATATGAGCAGCCATCAATGCTTAAG AGGACTGGATCAAAATCTAATAGCAGGGCAATTAGTGATGAAGACAAAGCACAGTTGCCTTTTAATTGGTCAGGACGTCGAACGGATGAAAGCTCATGGGAGAAGAGTGACAAGATCCTTGAAGTAGATACAGAGAAACCCCACATCAATCTTAAACGCAGAAACCTTTTCCACTCCTCTCATCTTGCGTTAGCATCAGATCAATATACTCATAGCTTCACCACTTCAAAGGACTCCACGACTCATCAAACAGTTCCAAGCCCATCATCTGGTGAAATACAGTCTTCAAGTCCTTTGAAATTTCCCCACGAGGATGAGGACGTCTACTCAGCATCATCAAAAGGAGGCTGTGGTAGAAGAAGTCCCTTCACTCCCAGTAAGAGCGATGCCTCAGCAAGCTTCCTGAGCGGATACTCAGACTACTACTACCCAAATTACATGTGTTATACTGAATCATCAAGGGCTAAATTGAGATCTCTTAGTGCCCCAAAGCAAAGGCCTCAATATGAGAGATCAAGTTCAACAAAGAGGTACTCAATTCATGGCTTTGGGGAACAAAGATCAAACAGTGCACAGAGGGCTTCTGCTTTGCGTGCAAGCTTTACCAGCAAAGCTTATCCGGGATCTGGTCACTTGGACAGACTAGGAATGCCTATTGAGCAGAGATTTTAA
- the LOC110622193 gene encoding protein IQ-DOMAIN 22 isoform X1 has translation MGKASKWFRAILGLKKPVHHPSEGQQQTSGRSKEKRRWSFVKSYREKDQPQHHIKREVLDGKEVSLTFQNSSDYEEQPNKHAIAVAAATAAVAEAAVAAAHAAAEVVRLTSSGRDANTLSMTYVSESHAWREDLAAVKIQAAFRGYLARRALRALKALVRLQALVRGHIERKRTAEWVQRMQALLRAQARARAGRIQLHVSESSHSSSKSSHFHHPGPPTPEKFENAIRPRSGKYEQPSMLKRTGSKSNSRAISDEDKAQLPFNWSGRRTDESSWEKSDKILEVDTEKPHINLKRRNLFHSSHLALASDQYTHSFTTSKDSTTHQTVPSPSSGEIQSSSPLKFPHEDEDVYSASSKGGCGRRSPFTPSKSDASASFLSGYSDYYYPNYMCYTESSRAKLRSLSAPKQRPQYERSSSTKRYSIHGFGEQRSNSAQRASALRASFTSKAYPGSGHLDRLGMPIEQRF, from the exons ATGGGTAAAGCCTCCAAGTGGTTCCGAGCCATTCTCGGCCTTAAAAAACCCGTCCATCATCCGTCAGAAGGGCAGCAGCAAACCTCGGGTCGTTCCAAGGAGAAACGAAGATGGAGCTTTGTGAAATCATACCGCGAGAAAGATCAACCACAACACCACATCAAGCGCGAAGTTTTGGATGGTAAGGAGGTTTCCTTAACGTTTCAAAATTCTTCAGATTACGAAGAGCAACCTAACAAGCACGCGATCGCAGTAGCAGCTGCCACGGCTGCAGTTGCGGAGGCCGCGGTGGCAGCTGCTCATGCGGCTGCAGAGGTTGTGAGATTGACAAGTAGCGGAAGAGACGCTAACACTCTATCAATGACGTACGTTTCTGAGAGCCATGCGTGGCGTGAGGATTTGGCTGCCGTTAAGATACAAGCGGCTTTTCGCGGGTACTTG GCAAGAAGGGCACTGCGAGCATTAAAAGCACTGGTAAGGCTTCAGGCGCTGGTAAGAGGTCACATTGAGAGGAAGCGAACTGCTGAATGGGTTCAACGAATGCAAGCATTATTGAGAGCCCAGGCACGAGCACGTGCAGGAAGGATACAGCTACACGTCTCTGAATCTTCACATTCAAGTAGCAAGTCTTCTCACTTTCACCACCCT GGTCCGCCCACCCctgaaaaatttgaaaatgcAATACGTCCTAGGAGTGGGAAATATGAGCAGCCATCAATGCTTAAG AGGACTGGATCAAAATCTAATAGCAGGGCAATTAGTGATGAAGACAAAGCACAGTTGCCTTTTAATTGGTCAGGACGTCGAACGGATGAAAGCTCATGGGAGAAGAGTGACAAGATCCTTGAAGTAGATACAGAGAAACCCCACATCAATCTTAAACGCAGAAACCTTTTCCACTCCTCTCATCTTGCGTTAGCATCAGATCAATATACTCATAGCTTCACCACTTCAAAGGACTCCACGACTCATCAAACAGTTCCAAGCCCATCATCTGGTGAAATACAGTCTTCAAGTCCTTTGAAATTTCCCCACGAGGATGAGGACGTCTACTCAGCATCATCAAAAGGAGGCTGTGGTAGAAGAAGTCCCTTCACTCCCAGTAAGAGCGATGCCTCAGCAAGCTTCCTGAGCGGATACTCAGACTACTACTACCCAAATTACATGTGTTATACTGAATCATCAAGGGCTAAATTGAGATCTCTTAGTGCCCCAAAGCAAAGGCCTCAATATGAGAGATCAAGTTCAACAAAGAGGTACTCAATTCATGGCTTTGGGGAACAAAGATCAAACAGTGCACAGAGGGCTTCTGCTTTGCGTGCAAGCTTTACCAGCAAAGCTTATCCGGGATCTGGTCACTTGGACAGACTAGGAATGCCTATTGAGCAGAGATTTTAA
- the LOC110628157 gene encoding dual specificity protein kinase shkD isoform X1 yields MRASPPTHMAGDHSASSLYRVLADRCLNLEASHAKLEEELRELVEEKKKEKKITNDTSEAIVMPDSDKATSDSGWGCVPGFFTAGSPYKKVLDSMGHAVHVCTAASGEIVYWNHSAENLYGWKDYEVLGLSVAELLVDEEYYAPLNKIVGRLGFGQSWSGQFPFKKRSGENFMAMVTKSPLYEDGKLAGIITVSSDAATFNSPNSENRRTYQDRARVPRINLKKIQQHPRQLIAPVPQIASSVSNLASRLIPRKHDNDTCDGPENSSDKEHAATKAKGVKSALPGALAAKVLSKLHIGGIGSTGKEDVSGPQNSLSDTTFSYKSTNEINNSRASEPSGSHHCTSNTDCEGGIPHKINMLYADSKVNSSRNIEASEESCQASIIEYNQCLGSAKPGDPLPRLSCKEDENELEPEPPNLETADTEVKAQRQKDGTSSTVGSPPSRGDRESSSVVDCEIHWEDLQLGEEIGQGSYAVVHRGIWNGSDVAVKVYFGNQYREETLQDYKKEIDIMKRLRHPNVLLFMGAVYSPERLAIVTEFLPRGSLFKTLHKNNQALDIRRRLRMALDVARGMNYLHRRNPPIVHRDLKSSNLLVDKNWTVKVGDFGLSRWKNATFITAKSGRGTPQWMAPEVLRNEPSNEKSDVFSFGVILWELMAVSIPWINLNAIQVVGVVGFMDRRLELPEGIDPKVASIIRDCWQSDPEQRPSFGDIIHRMTSIVQRVAPSSVQRAS; encoded by the exons ATGCGCGCATCTCCGCCCACTCATATGGCGGGAGACCATTCAGCCTCCAGTCTCTACAGAGTCTTGGCTGATCGGTGTCTGAATCTGGAGGCCAGTCATGCAAAGTTGGAGGAGGAACTGAGAGAGCTcgtggaggagaagaagaaagagaagaagataaCAAATGATACTAGTGAGGCGATTGTGATGCCAGATTCTGATAAGGCGACGTCAGATTCCGGTTGGGGATGTGTACCGGGGTTCTTTACGGCAGGAAGTCCATATAAGAAGGTGCTAGATTCCATGGGACATGCTGTTCATGTGTGTACTGCTGCCTCTGGAGAGATCGTATATTG GAATCATTCTGCTGAAAATCTGTATGGATGGAAGGACTATGAAGTCCTTGGACTAAGTGTTGCTGAGCTCCTTGTAGATGAAGAATACTACGCACCTCTCAATAAAATTGTAGGAAGATTAGGTTTCGGGCAATCCTGGTCAGGTCAGTTTCCTTTTAAGAAGAGGTCTGGAGAAAATTTTATGGCAATGGTCACAAAAAGCCCATTGTATGAGGATGGTAAGCTAGCTGGTATCATCACTGTTTCAAGTGATGCGGCAACATTCAATTCTCCAAATTCAGAGAATCGGAGAACTTATCAAGATCGTGCTAGAGTACCTAGgataaatttgaaaaagattCAGCAGCATCCCCGCCAACTAATTGCTCCAGTGCCACAGATTGCATCGTCGGTTTCCAATCTG GCCTCCAGACTTATACCACGGAAACACGACAATGACACGTGTGATGGACCTGAGAATTCAAGTGACAAAGAACATGCTGCTACAAAAGCCAAGGGTGTTAAGTCAGCCTTACCTGGTGCACTA GCAGCTAAGGTGTTATCGAAGCTGCACATTGGAGGAATTGGAAGCACCGGAAAAGAAGATGTCAGCGGTCCACAAAATAGCCTAAGTGATACCACATTTAGCTATAAATCAACAAATGAGATTAATAATTCTAGAGCCTCAGAGCCATCAGGTTCTCACCACTGCACCAGTAATACTGACTGTGAGGGAGGAATTCCACAcaaaataaatatgttatatgcaGATTCAAAAGTAAATTCAAGCAGAAACATTGAGGCCTCCGAAGAGAGTTGTCAAGCCTCTATAATAGAGTACAATCAATGTCTTGGGTCAGCTAAACCAGGAGATCCATTGCCCAGATTAAGTTGCAAAGAGGATGAGAATGAATTGGAGCCTGAACCACCAAACTTGGAAACTGCAGATACAGAAGTCAAAGCACAAAGACAGAAAGATGGGACATCTAGCACAGTAGGAAGTCCACCAAGCAGAGGGGATAGGGAGTCGAGTTCTGTGGTAGATTGTGAGATTCACTGGGAAGATCTACAACTGGGAGAGGAGATTGGGCAAG GTTCATATGCTGTTGTCCATCGTGGAATTTGGAATGGATCA GATGTTGCGGTTAAGGTTTACTTTGGCAACCAATACAGAGAAGAAACTTTGCAAGACTACAAAAAGGAG ATTGATATAATGAAGAGACTTAGACATCCAAATGTGTTGCTATTCATGGGAGCAGTATATTCACCCGAACGACTTGCAATTGTTACAGAATTCTTGCCGAG GGGAAGCCTCTTCAAAACACTTCACAAAAACAATCAGGCCTTGGACATTAGACGACGTCTAAGGATGGCCCTGGATGTT GCTAGAGGTATGAATTATTTGCATCGCAGAAATCCGCCAATAGTTCATAGAGACCTCAAGTCTTCCAACCTTCTAGTtgataaaaactggactgtcaAG GTTGGAGACTTTGGCCTGTCTAGGTGGAAGAATGCGACCTTCATAACTGCAAAATCTGGAAGAGGAACT CCTCAGTGGATGGCCCCTGAAGTCCTCCGAAACGAACCGTCAAATGAAAA GTCTGATGTGTTTAGCTTTGGCGTCATCCTGTGGGAACTAATGGCTGTATCCATTCCATGGATCAATCTGAATGCCATACAG GTAGTTGGAGTTGTAGGCTTCATGGACAGAAGATTGGAATTGCCAGAAGGCATAGATCCCAAGGTAGCATCCATTATTCGAGATTGTTGGCAAAG TGATCCAGAACAACGTCCATCATTTGGAGACATAATTCATCGAATGACAAGCATAGTACAAAGAGTTGCTCCATCTTCAGTTCAGAGGGCTTCATAG
- the LOC110628157 gene encoding uncharacterized protein LOC110628157 isoform X2, producing MRASPPTHMAGDHSASSLYRVLADRCLNLEASHAKLEEELRELVEEKKKEKKITNDTSEAIVMPDSDKATSDSGWGCVPGFFTAGSPYKKVLDSMGHAVHVCTAASGEIVYWNHSAENLYGWKDYEVLGLSVAELLVDEEYYAPLNKIVGRLGFGQSWSGQFPFKKRSGENFMAMVTKSPLYEDGKLAGIITVSSDAATFNSPNSENRRTYQDRARVPRINLKKIQQHPRQLIAPVPQIASSVSNLASRLIPRKHDNDTCDGPENSSDKEHAATKAKGVKSALPGALAAKVLSKLHIGGIGSTGKEDVSGPQNSLSDTTFSYKSTNEINNSRASEPSGSHHCTSNTDCEGGIPHKINMLYADSKVNSSRNIEASEESCQASIIEYNQCLGSAKPGDPLPRLSCKEDENELEPEPPNLETADTEVKAQRQKDGTSSTVGSPPSRGDRESSSVVDCEIHWEDLQLGEEIGQGSYAVVHRGIWNGSDVAVKVYFGNQYREETLQDYKKEIDIMKRLRHPNVLLFMGAVYSPERLAIVTEFLPSLSGWPLKSSETNRQMKSSWSCRLHGQKIGIARRHRSQGSIHYSRLLAK from the exons ATGCGCGCATCTCCGCCCACTCATATGGCGGGAGACCATTCAGCCTCCAGTCTCTACAGAGTCTTGGCTGATCGGTGTCTGAATCTGGAGGCCAGTCATGCAAAGTTGGAGGAGGAACTGAGAGAGCTcgtggaggagaagaagaaagagaagaagataaCAAATGATACTAGTGAGGCGATTGTGATGCCAGATTCTGATAAGGCGACGTCAGATTCCGGTTGGGGATGTGTACCGGGGTTCTTTACGGCAGGAAGTCCATATAAGAAGGTGCTAGATTCCATGGGACATGCTGTTCATGTGTGTACTGCTGCCTCTGGAGAGATCGTATATTG GAATCATTCTGCTGAAAATCTGTATGGATGGAAGGACTATGAAGTCCTTGGACTAAGTGTTGCTGAGCTCCTTGTAGATGAAGAATACTACGCACCTCTCAATAAAATTGTAGGAAGATTAGGTTTCGGGCAATCCTGGTCAGGTCAGTTTCCTTTTAAGAAGAGGTCTGGAGAAAATTTTATGGCAATGGTCACAAAAAGCCCATTGTATGAGGATGGTAAGCTAGCTGGTATCATCACTGTTTCAAGTGATGCGGCAACATTCAATTCTCCAAATTCAGAGAATCGGAGAACTTATCAAGATCGTGCTAGAGTACCTAGgataaatttgaaaaagattCAGCAGCATCCCCGCCAACTAATTGCTCCAGTGCCACAGATTGCATCGTCGGTTTCCAATCTG GCCTCCAGACTTATACCACGGAAACACGACAATGACACGTGTGATGGACCTGAGAATTCAAGTGACAAAGAACATGCTGCTACAAAAGCCAAGGGTGTTAAGTCAGCCTTACCTGGTGCACTA GCAGCTAAGGTGTTATCGAAGCTGCACATTGGAGGAATTGGAAGCACCGGAAAAGAAGATGTCAGCGGTCCACAAAATAGCCTAAGTGATACCACATTTAGCTATAAATCAACAAATGAGATTAATAATTCTAGAGCCTCAGAGCCATCAGGTTCTCACCACTGCACCAGTAATACTGACTGTGAGGGAGGAATTCCACAcaaaataaatatgttatatgcaGATTCAAAAGTAAATTCAAGCAGAAACATTGAGGCCTCCGAAGAGAGTTGTCAAGCCTCTATAATAGAGTACAATCAATGTCTTGGGTCAGCTAAACCAGGAGATCCATTGCCCAGATTAAGTTGCAAAGAGGATGAGAATGAATTGGAGCCTGAACCACCAAACTTGGAAACTGCAGATACAGAAGTCAAAGCACAAAGACAGAAAGATGGGACATCTAGCACAGTAGGAAGTCCACCAAGCAGAGGGGATAGGGAGTCGAGTTCTGTGGTAGATTGTGAGATTCACTGGGAAGATCTACAACTGGGAGAGGAGATTGGGCAAG GTTCATATGCTGTTGTCCATCGTGGAATTTGGAATGGATCA GATGTTGCGGTTAAGGTTTACTTTGGCAACCAATACAGAGAAGAAACTTTGCAAGACTACAAAAAGGAG ATTGATATAATGAAGAGACTTAGACATCCAAATGTGTTGCTATTCATGGGAGCAGTATATTCACCCGAACGACTTGCAATTGTTACAGAATTCTTGCCGAG CCTCAGTGGATGGCCCCTGAAGTCCTCCGAAACGAACCGTCAAATGAAAA GTAGTTGGAGTTGTAGGCTTCATGGACAGAAGATTGGAATTGCCAGAAGGCATAGATCCCAAGGTAGCATCCATTATTCGAGATTGTTGGCAAAG TGA